atacaaatattttaaagcgTCCTTCCATGATTAAACGAATATGAATATCAAAAACATTGGTTTATATGGTTTCCCTTACATTTGTTAATAGTCTTTGCAAATTATGGTAATTATAATTAAGGCTATTACTATAATTAATAAGAAACACGTTTTATCTAAGATAaacttttcaatttgttttccgTCATCATGTTCATTCTTACTCTCAtactttattcaatttttgacaCTTAAATTCCAATTTTACTTAAAGTGACGTTTTCTCTGTCTTACTCCTATACATGGCCTGGgtggaaaaaaaaatgtcattgacACATGATCTTAAATATCACATTTATCAATAAGGTaatgtgattggacaaaatgaagatgttattaccatgtatgtatataaacaaaatcagaCGTGTAAACTCATTTTAAGGATCAGATATTTTTATGCAGGTAagagaaataaataaagaatttttttaacaagatacATGAAGTGTGAATGGTTTTTTTCCTTGCTTAGTCTTTATAGTTTATAAACGATAAAATaactatgtatatttttattttcagatatgTTTCAATCATCTAATATTTCTCAGCTCAACTCAACTGCAGCGTGCAAGAACAATGATGTATACTATGAGCTTCAGAcagttattaatttttatttcatggaaGTTGGCGCACCATTAATGTCTATAATCGGCTCCCTTGGAAATGCTTTGAACTTGTTTGTGTTCATATCATTGCATATGCGGAAGTCTGGAAAAGTAATGGAAAGATCTTCAAATTTAGGATTAATATTCCTGTCAGCATCTAATCTGCTATTTTGTTTACTAGTGTCTGCTTTTACTTTGTTACCTAAAAGAgttaatttgtttatgacaTATTTCTACTTTTTCGCACCATGTTTAAtaacatatttcatttcaacaagCACATGGCTTACTGTTGTGATGTCAGGAGAGAGATATCTCGCAGTTCGTTTTCCACTCAAAGCAAAGCGGATAATATCATTGAGGAAAACCAAAGTAGCCATACTAACTGTCTTTTTTCTCTGCGTTTTTGCCAATTTGTTCCTTTTATTTGAACATGATATCGATATATTACACACGAATGGAACAACAACATATCAACTGAAGCAAAGGGTTAGCGACACACATATAGCGACCAGACGGATAACGTGGGCAATAATATTTGACTTCGTACCATGCATTGCTTTGTTTTTCTTCAACATATCTATCATATTCACGATAATCATAATGAAAAAGCGTAGAATCCGATTAACCAGTATCGAAAGTGTGTGTTCTCTTGCTAGAATCCAACCATCTTCTGAAATTCTGCAAAGTAAAGCATCTCTTCTAAAAAGTATAGGCACAGAATCTCAGTTGTCCTTAAACAAAGGCTTgcatttgataaaaaagaaaagaagtaCGTATTTATTAGAATCCAAAAGCGATAGCAGTTTTAGTTCTGATACGACTTCAACAAATATCAGCGCGAATCCAACTCCAcaaataaacttaaaaacatGTAAGATTCGTGTATcgtgtaataaaacaaaacattcaaacaaattaacaagaaaatcaGACTTAGCCTTTTGGAACCGCGGCAACAGTTTTACAGATAAGTCAAGTAGAAAAATAGGTGATAAACCCCTAGAACGTAACGCCGGTTCAATGAATAATAGAACTCACACATGCTCAACATATTCTTTCCATCATAAAGACGAAGCATTAAAACAAGATGACTGCAAAGATACAGACGAGACGTGCAaaactagttttaaaaaatgtgtcaaaagaCAACCTACGCCACATAAAATAAGACGGTGCAATACAGAGCCCATCATTTGTCATCTAAATAGAAAAAGTGGTACTTACCAATATAAAGCATCAAGAAGCAAAAGCAACGGTAA
Above is a window of Mytilus trossulus isolate FHL-02 chromosome 4, PNRI_Mtr1.1.1.hap1, whole genome shotgun sequence DNA encoding:
- the LOC134716901 gene encoding uncharacterized protein LOC134716901; protein product: MAVPQKSTSETRKSYCCSEGVNIRTQQSKGRTEVIEIRTQQRNGDMFQSSNISQLNSTAACKNNDVYYELQTVINFYFMEVGAPLMSIIGSLGNALNLFVFISLHMRKSGKVMERSSNLGLIFLSASNLLFCLLVSAFTLLPKRVNLFMTYFYFFAPCLITYFISTSTWLTVVMSGERYLAVRFPLKAKRIISLRKTKVAILTVFFLCVFANLFLLFEHDIDILHTNGTTTYQLKQRVSDTHIATRRITWAIIFDFVPCIALFFFNISIIFTIIIMKKRRIRLTSIESVCSLARIQPSSEILQSKASLLKSIGTESQLSLNKGLHLIKKKRSTYLLESKSDSSFSSDTTSTNISANPTPQINLKTCKIRVSCNKTKHSNKLTRKSDLAFWNRGNSFTDKSSRKIGDKPLERNAGSMNNRTHTCSTYSFHHKDEALKQDDCKDTDETCKTSFKKCVKRQPTPHKIRRCNTEPIICHLNRKSGTYQYKASRSKSNGNMNAILIAICGTFLVLVAPSEILKFIYTLNAEESDERTHILHMIKSVTNFLQTTNFSVNFLIYCVFHKAFKCTSRGKKSCIF